Sequence from the Chanodichthys erythropterus isolate Z2021 chromosome 12, ASM2448905v1, whole genome shotgun sequence genome:
TGAGATCTGAAGTTTTCAATTAAGCTgacattgttttcaacattagaACAGTTAAAGTATGTACTTGTGCTGTCTTCTGTCCTTTTCTGTGTCCTCCCATGAGCCTCTGATTTGTGTAGGCGAGATAGTTTCAGTGACGTCTTTTTAATTTGTCTCACTGCGGCAGATGGTTTTATTTCTGAAATAACAATGAACTTAATTTTTAACATACCAGCTTTGCTTAGAAATTTAACTCTGATCtttaaattaaactttattttgattCTAACATTACAAATATGACTTTCAGaagcacacacacaggtttgtttttgtgaaatgtggggacattccatataggcataatggtttttatactgtacaaaccatattttctatccccctacaccaaccctaacactaaacctacccatcacaggaaactgtgcacattcttactttatttttttagtttacttGTTCAGTTTTGCTCCTTGTGTTCCCTGGtgtttttttagtatttatattatttttaatcctGTTTTCATTAAATCTTACTCTACATTTGTTCTCCTTTATGTCTGCGTTTTACCAATTTTACAGAAGACATTACAGCAGATTCACTTGTTAGCTTTCGACAGGATTTGAGATTAATCAAAGCCCACACTGAAGTTTTGTGAACTGGCGAGCCAACTTATCCAGAATGACTTTGTGAAGGAATTGTCTGTGGACCACAGAGACAGGATTGTatcaaggcacagatctggggaAGGGTATAGAAAACTTTCTGCAGCATTGAAGGTCCCAATGAGCTCAGTGGCCCACATCATCCGTTAATGGAAGAAGTTTGGAACCACCAGGACTCTTCCTAGAGTGGGCCGCCTGGCCAAACTGAGCGATCTGGGAAGAAGGGCCTTAGTCACAGAGGTGACCAAGAACCTGATGGTCACTCAGACAGAGCTCCAGCATTTCTCTGTGGAGAGAGGAGACTCTTCCAGAAGAACAACCATCTCTGCAACACTCCACCAATCAGGCCTGTATGGTAAAGTGGCCAGACGGAAGCCACTCCTCAGTAAAAGGCACATGACAGCAAGCCTGGAGGACTCTCAGACCATGAGAAACAgaattctctggtctgatgaaacaaagattgaacACTTTAGCAATCGTCACGTCTAGAGGAAACCAGGCTCCGCTCATCACCTTGCCAATACCATCCCTACattgaagcatggtggtggcagcatcatgctgtagGGATATTTTTCAGCGGCAGGAACTGGGAGACTAGTCAggatcgagggaaagatgaatgcagctATATACAGAGAAAACCTTGATGAAAACCTGCTCCAGAACGCtctggacctcagactggggcGAAGGTTCATCTTCCAACAAGACAacgaccctaagcacacagccaaGATAACAAAGCAGTGGCTATGGGACAACCTtgtgaatgtccttgagtggcccagccagagcccagaCTTGAACCTGATtgaacatctctggagagaTCTGAAAATGGCTGTGCACCGACACtcaccatccaacctgacagagtTCCTGCAAAGAAGATTTTCAAACAGACTTCTTTCACAAtgtcattatggggtattgcttgtagaattttgagggaaaaaaatgaatttaatcccttttggaataaggctgtaacatatcaaaatgtggaaaaagtgaagtGCTGTGAATACTTTCTGGATGCACTGTAGATGTCACCTTAAGACTCTGTCTCTCTCCATACACTGTGGGCTATGTCACTAATCCCACTGTGGCACCCACTGGAGGAGACATCCAGTTCTCCCTCAAACTCACTCCTCACTAAGGCTCTGAGGAGCAGAAGGAGGGGGAGAAAGTTCCCTAGTCTGGTGGTCACAAGTCTGGTGGTCTTAACGCGTCCAAGTCTGATCCCAGAGCTTCCAAGTCCAGTGGCCCCAAGTCTGATGGTCCCAAATCCAGTGGTCCTAAGTCCGGTGGTCTCAGTACTTTCAAGTTTGGTGGTCCTGAGTCTGGTGGTCTCAGAGGTCCTTCCACCATTGGCTGCAATTCCTATGATGGCAATAGTCATTTTGTGTGTTTGGGAAGCACACACTTTCCCTGCTCCTCCGAAGCCGACAGCGTCCACTACGGCTCCTCCTGAGGCAGTGGTGACTGATAAAGATCCTCCCAAAGTGCTGACAAATGCAACAGCTCCTCCCGAGATAGCAGCATCCACTACAGCTCAAACTGAGGCAGCATCCCTTCTTGAGACCTCTGCCTGCCGTTACAGCCAAGGAGGTCATCTCTTAACTCTCGGTCTGTCCCGTCTCAAGCCAAGGAGGGCTTTTTGAACTCCCTGACCTCCCTGTTATGGCCATTAAGGCCGTCAATAAACTCTCTGTTTCAGTTCCACCAGCTCTTGGTGGTCTTCTGATCCTCCTGCTCTGCCTTGATGGTCTCCTACACCTTCTGCTCTGCCTTGGTGGTTTCATGCTCCGTCTACTATGCTTTGGCCCCTTGCTCTGTATCCACAAAGGAGGGGACGTTCTTGTGACCTTGCGCAATGTTCCCTAAATGTTCTCTAAAGATGACAAATATTCCGACCCTTTATAGAACATTAGGGACGTTCCTAAAACGTCTTCTTTTGGTattgaaagtgctgcagttcctTGTATGATTTTAGGGGCATGTTccattttgattattttatggtcacataagaacaTTACAAaaaggacatttgggaagttaacagaatGTTCCTACATGGTCATATAGTAACGTTCCtgatatgactttagggggacatTCCATATTGGTTATTCTACAATCACATAgcaacgttacaaagaggacattttgGAAGTTAACAGAACATTTACATATGGTTCCCTGTTAGTTAGATGTCATTTCAGGacagcatttaaaaatgaaactgttTTTGTTTCCCAACTCTACTTATTACTGGAAAAGCTAGTTTGAAAGCTACTGTTatgcaactgaaaaaaaatagttaCAGTAAGTTAATAGCAATGCTTAGTTACCTAGGAGAGAGCACTGCACTACAGCAAGTTATAACAAGTTTTCCACACAATGAAACTTTTATTTGTAATTGTGCAAGTTAATTTAATCATAAAATTCCACcgtaaattaattaaaaatatatttcttagTGATTGTTTAAAATGAGGCAAGTGCTGCAGAAATTAAATGGCAGAAATGAAACCAACAATGGGTAAAAAGACTCtttcataaacaaacacatgcATACATGTATGACACTGAAGTGAAGTGAATGAATGGGTCTTACCTGCCAAATTAATGCCATCTTCTTTTGAAATTAGAGGTACTGTGAGGAAACAAATGTgatatgtttttatattgtagaataaatgtatttatagatTATTTCTAGGTTTTTCAATGTTTATGCTCATACTAGTAGATGTACTCACCTCTATCActcattttgtttctgtttggtTCTGAATTCTTAACAGAAAGCTGTGAATAAATCACTTGTTTCTATTATTTTTAAGCATGCAGGGTTTGTTAAACTGTAAAACAGTGTCACTCGAACTGAAGTGAAAACTTTATATGGCACAAGTGCACGTCACACAGGCAGTTTAACCAATCAAAACatgagcaagaaaaaaaaaaaaaaaaaggaattccAGTTGTTTATCTACTACTGACGTATTTTGTATTTCTCTCTGATATGAGAGGTGAAATGGTcctattttaataacatttgaaaTAGTACAAATTATATACTGACAGCAATGATGGCTGATATTATACAATAGTCTACAATTACCACAATTAGTCATTTTAAGGATGGTAAAACGTCCTAAACTGTGAACATAAAGAGCTACACTGGTAAATTAGTAAGGTACTTGTTATTAACTTTTCCTCAAGTTCTGTGTTGGTTTAATCTTATCAACATACATGTTTGTGTTCAGGTTCAGCTTAACTGTCAGCATTCTTCAACTAAATAAGTAAGTATGGATTCCTGGTCAGAGATCAAGTGACatcagaaaatattttttaaggaAGGAATGGCAGtgataatttactcataatTAGTCAGATAGTGTTACCAATGGGACACGACTGTCTACACTGGACTCTCGTTGCTCCTCTTTTTATGCTTCTGGAGCTCCTCAGTGAGAGATACGAGACCGGTGTCAAGCGCAGGTGATGCTCTTTGGCAATGACGCCACTGGCATTGTGGCGTTCGCTCCTGCCCTGCTTATCACAGACTTAAAAGACATAGTAACAATGCAGCAACAATAATTGATTCAAATAAAGTATCAAAAGAAAGTAACCATATGGTTTTGTTTGAACAACACACATAATATTCATAATATAAACAACTTATGTACATTAGGGCACCAACCAAGGCACTAAAAGACACTATAATAAAAatttataattcagattttgatctccatatccatttacatatattatatatatcttccaaggggttttttccctcctaggacttttttcccagtgttagcacgctgggtttttctcctagggggttttttccacccctgggagtcagccgacattggcttaatgtagcaccatcttgtatatgttacatattaccacgcttggttgtacagcttatgtttaaccatttccctttttttctgtgcttctaatatgtaaagctgctttgaaacaattaccaattgtaaaagcgctatataaataaattttacttGACTTGACTATGGCCAcgttgtcaatcccaaaaactgaGTGTGAACATGGCCTATGATGATTCTGGAGCAGTTTGTTCTTCAGCGTGTTTCTTCTGGTGAGTATAAAAACTTCCTAAATAAGTGAATCTCTCGCCGCAGATGGAGCAGCGGTAAggtttctctcctgtatgaactcGCTCATGAGTCTTCAGGACGTCTAATCGAGCGAACGCCTTGTCACACTGAGAACACTTGTACGGTCTTTCTCCTGTATGAATCCTCTTGTGCTTTTTTAAGGTATCATATTtactgaaactcttcccacaaaCGCTGCAGTGATACGgtctttctccagtgtgaactctctgATGGGCACCGAATTGACCCTGATCGGAAAAGCTCTTCCCGCAGTAGGAGCACAGGAACGGTTTCTCTCCGGTGTGAGTCCTCTCGTGCTGTTTCAGATGAGATGTCTGATGAAATCGTTtatcacagtgtgaacactgaTACTGTTTCTCCCCAGAGTGTATTTTCTGGTGTGACTTTAGAGCAAATAACTGTGTAAACGTTTTCCCACATTCGCTGCACTGGTACGGCCTCTCATTGGTGTGAACACGCACATGTTTCTTCAGATGGGATGCGTACATGAATCTTCTCTCGCAGTGAGGGCACTTGTACGGCCTTTCGCCTGTGTGGATTCTCATATGAGCATCAAGATTCCCTTTGGTGGTGTAATTCTTGTCACATTCGCTGCAGTGGAAAGGCTTTTCACCAGTGTGTGACTTCATGTGAACTCTCATATTAGACGGAGTGGTGAAGAAATCCTTCCCGCACTGTTCACATTGAAACTCCTTCTTCACGTTGTGCTCTTTTCTATGAAGTCTCCTCTCTTCTAATGTAGGAAAGCTGATGTTGCATATCTTGCAGGTGAAATATTTCTGTTCTGTGTGTGTTCTCTCATGATTCACTAAATTACGCTGTGAACTCAATGTTTTCCCACAGGTGGAGCAGGAAAATCTCTTGACCTTCAGCTTATCTTTTGATGTTGAAACCGTTTCTTCATTTCCATCAGAAGATGAAACACTGTTGTCATctgaaaacaacaaaacattaatagaAAGTCTAACATTAAATTGTACTCAGAGTTCGGCTACATCCACATCTAAAAGAAACAAACCTGCAGGAATAAACTCATCAtcttcatcctcctcctcctcgtgTCTCTGTTGTTGTTCCTCTGCTGTGGATTTTATCAGGTTCCTGCAGTCCACCAGTTTGACGGAGCACATCTTCAGCGGCGTCTGCAGCATCTGCTGTTCTCCAGCGTTACAGTCAGAGGTTTGATCAGCGGATCCATGATCCTGAGAGTCAGTATAACACAGTAAAGTGAGGCTGAGCTCTGAGTCCTGTGTGTCTCTGGATCTCCAGACTGAATCCTGAGCTTCTGTCCCGTCAGTCACACACACTGAAACCTTCTCCAGATCCtgacaaacacaaataaacaacaacctGTTGATATTAGCCTCATCACTCAGCAGTTATCTCTAGTGGTTATATTGGAGATTAGATTAGCATATTTAGCTGCTGTTTTAATTTGAGATGTTCATAAGAAGTGAGAAGCTAACAAAACTTTGGTTTGATTGAGCTGAAGGATGAAATGAGCCGCTCAAACCTCTCTGTTGGGTTTGTCTCCTCTTTCTCTCAGCTTTGCCTCCAGTGACGCCACCTCTTTCTTCAGCTGACAGATTTCACTGATGAAATCCTCAATATCCAGCATGGACAGATCAGTTCCTACTGATTTACAGCAGATCACATCCATCTGCGCTTTCATGCTCAAcatctgaacacaaacacatcatCATTACTAAAAGATGTATTCATAATATACTCAAAagattatttgaataaaaatggaTTCACCTTAATTTTACTCTATTTTCTTCAAATCACATACCCTATTATGTCATCTCTTAATTtaacaataattaatatatacacaatacattaatagaaaaaaaaaaaaaaaacagtgcttTATCTATAAATGCTGAACTGTTTGGCTGAGGTAAGAGTGTGTTTAGATGTTAACTGTTTTGAGAGCAGTTACATTACTTGGAGAAATTAGGCAAATCAATtgagaaaaactgaaaaaaaaaaaaaaatcaggtttCATCAGACACGAAGTGCCCAAAATAAACAGTGATATAAACACGACTTCTGCTTTCCAAAAGGAATAGCGActatactgtaataataaataaaaatatcaccTTTATTTAAGACATTTACCTTCAGCTGCTGGATTTCTCAGATTTCTGCTCGTTTGTCCTTAAACTGTAAATCATTTAAACTGAGAAACGAGAAAGCATCAGACAGTCATAAAAACATCAAGCACATAATGATGTAAAATCAAATCACATCATCAATGTAAAACATGTTAAAACGCACGAGCTGAATATATTTACCAACAGAACCAAACACTTTCGCGCGCTGCTCGCAGTTTCACACAGCAACAAATGACGCATTTCCGCCTCCTGCTGGACTGGAGCGAATATTTTAGGCCGCGTCCTGCAGAGGTCGCATTTATCGCGTGATTGaggctgcttttttttttttttttcctattcaaCTCTAATAATGATTTATATCTTACGAAAGTTTCTGAATATCAACCAATGTCCCGTTTAAAGAATTTAACTCTGTTATTAAGGCTGGACTTATATATGTCTGATGAAAGCTTCCCTTAACCATGTCATGATCTACACAACTATCACAACTATGTTTGGGAGGTAAACGCTTTAAAGAAAGTAATTATCAACTCATTCTCGAAACTCAATAACTCAAAAAAGAATATTTTGGTGTTCTATAATAGTTAACAATCAGTGGAGGAAATCATACTTCATGCCCAATAAAATAAGAGAAGTGCATTTTAAAattctgcatatatatatatatatatatatatatatataatatatatatatatatatatatatatatatatatatatacacttgtAATGCACTTCTGAATGCAGATGATATATCCACCTTCTGAAAgaaatttgtcatttatttttgatcattCACACTTTGCTTCTATTGTTTTTCTAAAGTTAATATGAATTTAATTTACACATTAAGGATGTTGTTTGTCTCTTTGGAAACCAAAACATCTTTAAAATCTACTGTCTTTATCTTTGTGgcaaaattttattttcacaaaGGTTTAAGAAAATATGCTCTTACTGATTTCATAAATGAAGTAGAACATTTAATCACATCACTAAGGATAATTGATAATatgaaattttcttttttgacaAAATATGATGAGATTTACTGTGATTGATACCTGTTCTGatgctttttttcttcatttgtaAGTTTGTAAGTTTAACATTGTGTTTTGATGTTTGATATAAACTTCTAACCTGTATCTGCTATAAATTTACAGTTAAAGTTGTTTTGAAAACTTCTTATCCcaaaaatttttaaaatattgtcaAGAACAAAAAGTTTTGCAAAAGCGttctccaaaaaacaaaataacttaatttgaaattaatcaatcaaaacattttataatgaTCAGATAAATCCAATTTTATTAAGCTAGGGTTAAGCGTAGTGTCAAaggtacaaaaataataaatttgagTTTGTTCCTGACACAGGTTGTGAAGGTGATACTAAACACACAAAGAAGATGAAGACAGTGATGAAGGTTAACAGGCTTTAATGTTCCAAAAGGTAAATCCAACGATAACCCACCCCTGTGCATACAGTCAGATGAATACAGAggtgatccacactccaatccagaagggggcgctataaccaccacaacaggaaaaagcacaGATGAAGAACAGATGATCTAGATATGTATGTAATCTATTAACCAGTTTAAACcgcagaaagacatcaataaaatagcttgagaataatatctcacgtagcattacatttagcTCAGGCAAGTCATAGAGTGTCCATGATGTTCGTTGAGGAGCATTTCACTCAATATATGCACTTTATTATAACTGAATTTGGGATCTCTTTGGTAATTGTGTTGGGGATTTTACAGTTAAGACCCAAAAAACATATGATGAATGAAGACTTGGAGTCAGTTTACAAAAATAAACTGAAGAAAATTTTACTGAAGAgcagtttgcagtttcatcagcagaagtcAGCTCGTAATCCACCCtgcgtacattcacatttccacaacagTTACTCTACCAGAGGTCACTAACTtcgtcattacttcaggttgaatgattctgattggttaataataaaataaacttagaAAATGTCCACACATGGACTGATAGACACAAGCACATCTCCTGAGGACACCAACAGATTTCAGTATTTGACCTATAAATCTCTGTgactaaaaaaacaaataatgatgctgccatctttctaaagtcatttttacacccctgtaaattggctccaaatctcaggtgaaaattgtcattgTGATTAgtcagtaaatatacatctgtgacatttaatatttcgGCTTTcatcttaatttatgtttgtctttctacagaaaaatattaacaaaatcaaaaaatgtTTGGGGAAGTTTTCTTaaatttggttgatttgacaTGGAATGACCCAGGTggattttgaaatgttttaactaattatAATGATTATTTTGGTATCAAATATTTAGCTTCCGCCAAAACACTTTCCATATTCAAGTTTACAATGCCATAGTTATTATTATGCCATATTATACATTGTAATTagtcaaataagtactgagtactattaattaactacatgtacttactatagagttaagGTTAGAGTTAGGTTTAGTTACTTATaactatgcataatttactgtttttactatagtaagtacatgtagtaacgtgtaactatggcactgtaaaataaagggTAACTggaagtgtaaaactcttgcagttcaaaaagtttgcgctacatcctacaccttccctattcaacttacagaaaaagcttaactgacgtgACTTTCAtcgtaatttgaatacagatGGCGGTCTGGAGGAAGctacatattttatttcataccttttaaaaatatgtattttatttttattttttttattattattttacacaaatgcatcacttcagaagacctttattatcccaccagagccgtgtggattacatttatgatggattgaTGTACTTTCTCGTTGGTATtgcttactgccattataaagcttggatgcatcaacAATAATTGACTCAAATAATTATCAATAGCATatggaaaaaacatttttattgaaaaatacacaatgtaatatacataatataaacaATCGACTTATGTACATTAGGGCACCAACCAAGGCACTAAAAGACACTATGATGATTCTGGAGCAGTTTGTTCTTCAGCGTGTTTCTTCTGGTGGGTCCGAAATCTACCTAAATAAGTGAATCTCTCGCCACAGATGGAGCAGCGGTAAggtttctctcctgtatgaatcCTCTGGTGCTTTTTTAAGGCACTATGTACACTGAATCTCTTCCCACAATCACTACAGTGATACGgtctttctccagtgtgaactctctgATGATATCCAAATTCACCCGGCTTAGAAAAGCTCTTCCCGCAGTAGGAGCACAGGTACGGtttctctccggtgtgaatcCTCTCATGATAAATCAAATAAGACTTGTGACGGAATCGTTtctcacagtgtgaacactgaTACTGTTTATCAGAGTGCATTTTTTGGTGTGACTTTAGAGAACTTGAGTTTGAAAAGGTTTTCCCACATTCGCTGCACTGGAACGGCCTCTCATTGGTGTGAACACGCGAATGGGCCTTCAGAGAGACCAAGTACGTGAATCTTCTCTCGCAGTGAGGGCACTTGTACGGCCTTTCGCCCGTGTGGGTTCGCTTGTGAACAACAAGGTGATGTTTGGTACTGAAATATTTGTTGCACCCGCCGCAGTGGAAAGTCTTTGTGTGTCTCCTTATGTGAGCTTTCATATTATAAAGAGTGATGAAAAACACCTTCCCACACTGTTCGCAGCGAAACTCCTTCTTAACATTGTGCTCTTTTgtatgacatctcttctcttctaaGGTAGGAAAGCTGATGTCGCATATCATGCAGGTTAAatctttctcttccatgtggtttCTCTCATGTCTCGCTAAATGTCCTTGTATTCTGAATGTTTTTCCACAGGTGGAGCAGGAAAAACTCTTGACCTTCAGCTGATCTTTTGATGTTGTTTCTTCAGCTCCATCAGAAGATGAACCACTGTCATCATCTGAAAGAAACACAATTTTAACAAAAAGTctaacattaaaatgtattcagatgTGTTCATACTAATCCGCAGGTTCCCATGCCAT
This genomic interval carries:
- the LOC137031917 gene encoding zinc finger protein 883-like isoform X1, with amino-acid sequence MSPKRCVFGCKGKITLFSFPKDPALREQWMQFVFPGQQRSCGSLFVCSRHFGDECFTNKAQFDAGFADRLRLKDGAVPSIKHPGHGSEPQDVSKTASNVFVGSLLKLSMKAQMDVICCKSVGTDLSMLDIEDFISEICQLKKEVASLEAKLRERGDKPNREDSFWSVRNQRSRDTQDSELSLTLLCYTDTQDHGSTDQTSDCNGKGNETTVQEQQQSHEEEKDEANNEDDGNDDKEEDGNDDKEEFIPADDDSGSSSDGAEETTSKDQLKVKSFSCSTCGKTFRIQGHLARHERNHMEEKDLTCMICDISFPTLEEKRCHTKEHNVKKEFRCEQCGKVFFITLYNMKAHIRRHTKTFHCGGCNKYFSTKHHLVVHKRTHTGERPYKCPHCERRFTYLVSLKAHSRVHTNERPFQCSECGKTFSNSSSLKSHQKMHSDKQYQCSHCEKRFRHKSYLIYHERIHTGEKPYLCSYCGKSFSKPGEFGYHQRVHTGERPYHCSDCGKRFSVHSALKKHQRIHTGEKPYRCSICGERFTYLGRFRTHQKKHAEEQTAPESS
- the LOC137031917 gene encoding zinc finger protein 883-like isoform X2, which translates into the protein MSPKRCVFGCKGKITLFSFPKDPALREQWMQFVFPGQQRSCGSLFVCSRHFGDECFTNKAQFDAGFADRLRLKDGAVPSIKHPGHGSEPQDKLSMKAQMDVICCKSVGTDLSMLDIEDFISEICQLKKEVASLEAKLRERGDKPNREDSFWSVRNQRSRDTQDSELSLTLLCYTDTQDHGSTDQTSDCNGKGNETTVQEQQQSHEEEKDEANNEDDGNDDKEEDGNDDKEEFIPADDDSGSSSDGAEETTSKDQLKVKSFSCSTCGKTFRIQGHLARHERNHMEEKDLTCMICDISFPTLEEKRCHTKEHNVKKEFRCEQCGKVFFITLYNMKAHIRRHTKTFHCGGCNKYFSTKHHLVVHKRTHTGERPYKCPHCERRFTYLVSLKAHSRVHTNERPFQCSECGKTFSNSSSLKSHQKMHSDKQYQCSHCEKRFRHKSYLIYHERIHTGEKPYLCSYCGKSFSKPGEFGYHQRVHTGERPYHCSDCGKRFSVHSALKKHQRIHTGEKPYRCSICGERFTYLGRFRTHQKKHAEEQTAPESS
- the LOC137031917 gene encoding zinc finger protein 883-like isoform X3, encoding MSPKRCVFGCKGKITLFSFPKDPALREQWMQFVFPGQQRSCGSLFVCSRHFGDECFTNKAQFDAGFADRLRLKDGAVPSIKHPGHGSEPQDLSMKAQMDVICCKSVGTDLSMLDIEDFISEICQLKKEVASLEAKLRERGDKPNREDSFWSVRNQRSRDTQDSELSLTLLCYTDTQDHGSTDQTSDCNGKGNETTVQEQQQSHEEEKDEANNEDDGNDDKEEDGNDDKEEFIPADDDSGSSSDGAEETTSKDQLKVKSFSCSTCGKTFRIQGHLARHERNHMEEKDLTCMICDISFPTLEEKRCHTKEHNVKKEFRCEQCGKVFFITLYNMKAHIRRHTKTFHCGGCNKYFSTKHHLVVHKRTHTGERPYKCPHCERRFTYLVSLKAHSRVHTNERPFQCSECGKTFSNSSSLKSHQKMHSDKQYQCSHCEKRFRHKSYLIYHERIHTGEKPYLCSYCGKSFSKPGEFGYHQRVHTGERPYHCSDCGKRFSVHSALKKHQRIHTGEKPYRCSICGERFTYLGRFRTHQKKHAEEQTAPESS
- the LOC137031924 gene encoding zinc finger protein 25-like, whose product is MLSMKAQMDVICCKSVGTDLSMLDIEDFISEICQLKKEVASLEAKLRERGDKPNREDLEKVSVCVTDGTEAQDSVWRSRDTQDSELSLTLLCYTDSQDHGSADQTSDCNAGEQQMLQTPLKMCSVKLVDCRNLIKSTAEEQQQRHEEEEDEDDEFIPADDNSVSSSDGNEETVSTSKDKLKVKRFSCSTCGKTLSSQRNLVNHERTHTEQKYFTCKICNISFPTLEERRLHRKEHNVKKEFQCEQCGKDFFTTPSNMRVHMKSHTGEKPFHCSECDKNYTTKGNLDAHMRIHTGERPYKCPHCERRFMYASHLKKHVRVHTNERPYQCSECGKTFTQLFALKSHQKIHSGEKQYQCSHCDKRFHQTSHLKQHERTHTGEKPFLCSYCGKSFSDQGQFGAHQRVHTGERPYHCSVCGKSFSKYDTLKKHKRIHTGERPYKCSQCDKAFARLDVLKTHERVHTGEKPYRCSICGERFTYLGSFYTHQKKHAEEQTAPESS